In Photobacterium sp. TLY01, the following proteins share a genomic window:
- a CDS encoding IS110 family transposase — MDNLHILGIDLGRHTFHCIGHDKHGHEVCRKKFNRAQLLLWLSNLPQTTVAFESCGGAHWLARKCESYGHEAKLIPPQYVKPYVKSNKNDFIDAAAIAEAASRPSMRFAAVKSENAQIISTINRAREAYIKERTATMLRIGGILVEFGLSLPNGHSTMKKLFQWIAEQNQSLPQALLLELKELHEHYLYLTEHVQKQEQKLIQMTSDNEIGELLMTIPGVAHITASSCLAEIASPGNFKCGRDMAAWIGLVPRQYSTGGKTTLLGISKRGNKKLRTLFIHCARAVLSKPETTGKCFEPWLSNLRASKPFNVVVVALANKLVRIAWAVMNSHRAFNANNLAC, encoded by the coding sequence ATGGACAATTTACATATTCTTGGTATCGATCTAGGCAGACATACTTTTCACTGTATCGGACATGACAAGCATGGGCATGAGGTGTGTCGTAAGAAATTCAATCGGGCTCAACTGCTTTTATGGCTCTCTAATTTACCGCAGACAACTGTGGCATTTGAGTCTTGCGGCGGCGCGCATTGGTTAGCCCGAAAATGTGAAAGTTACGGGCACGAAGCAAAACTCATCCCACCTCAATATGTAAAGCCTTATGTGAAATCAAATAAAAACGATTTCATTGATGCGGCGGCGATTGCTGAAGCTGCATCCCGTCCATCAATGCGCTTTGCTGCCGTGAAGTCAGAAAACGCCCAGATCATCAGTACCATAAATCGAGCAAGAGAGGCGTATATCAAAGAACGTACGGCGACCATGCTCAGAATTGGTGGAATTCTTGTTGAATTCGGACTCAGTCTTCCCAACGGTCATTCAACGATGAAAAAGTTATTTCAATGGATTGCAGAGCAAAATCAATCACTGCCTCAAGCTTTACTCTTGGAGTTAAAAGAACTTCACGAGCACTACCTGTACCTCACTGAGCACGTTCAGAAGCAAGAACAGAAATTAATCCAAATGACCTCTGATAATGAAATCGGTGAATTGCTTATGACTATCCCTGGTGTTGCTCATATCACAGCGAGCTCATGCTTGGCTGAGATTGCCTCTCCGGGAAATTTCAAGTGTGGCCGTGATATGGCAGCATGGATAGGATTGGTTCCGAGACAGTACTCTACAGGTGGGAAAACCACATTATTAGGGATAAGCAAGCGGGGTAATAAAAAACTCAGAACATTATTTATTCATTGCGCCCGTGCTGTCTTATCTAAGCCAGAAACAACGGGAAAATGCTTCGAACCCTGGCTCAGTAATCTGAGGGCAAGCAAACCTTTTAATGTCGTTGTTGTCGCACTGGCTAACAAGTTAGTGCGGATCGCCTGGGCTGTGATGAATTCACACCGAGCGTTCAACGCCAACAACCTTGCTTGCTAA
- a CDS encoding IS3 family transposase (programmed frameshift): MKKSRYTETQIVKILKEVEAGRKVNEVCREYGISDATYYNWKSKYGGMEASDVKRLKELEDENRRLKQMFADLSLEHRIVKDILGKKAVKPAVKRELVEYVRQQFRVSLRMACRAVGISDSVYRYQPDPHRDDEVIAKLQEAVERYPAYGFGKLFKVLRRWGYPWNHKRVYRVYCSLKLNMRRKGKKRLPKREPVTLARPDGVNGCWSIDFMSDALACGRRFRTFNVVDDFNREVLAIEVDLNLPAPRVIRVLERITAWRGMPGKLRMDNGPEFISTALAEWAEENRVELEFIRPGKPTENSYIERFNRTYRTELLDMYVFKTLSEVRELTEQWMKEYNDERPHDALDDLTPWEYLARYESRKNSNLGCH, translated from the exons ATGAAAAAATCACGCTACACAGAAACACAGATCGTGAAGATCCTGAAGGAAGTGGAGGCTGGCCGTAAGGTCAACGAAGTCTGTCGTGAATACGGTATCTCTGACGCTACCTATTACAACTGGAAATCGAAATATGGTGGTATGGAAGCGTCCGATGTGAAGCGGCTGAAAGAGCTTGAAGATGAAAATCGCCGACTCAAGCAGATGTTCGCTGACCTCAGCCTTGAGCATCGTATTGTGAAAGATATTCTGG GAAAAAAAGCTGTAAAGCCAGCGGTTAAACGCGAACTCGTGGAGTATGTTCGTCAGCAATTTCGGGTCAGTCTCAGAATGGCCTGCCGCGCAGTTGGCATCAGTGATTCTGTCTATCGATATCAACCAGACCCTCATCGAGATGATGAGGTCATCGCCAAGTTGCAAGAAGCCGTAGAGCGATATCCTGCTTATGGTTTTGGCAAGTTATTTAAAGTTCTCAGACGCTGGGGATATCCATGGAACCACAAGCGCGTTTACCGTGTTTACTGCTCACTCAAGCTCAATATGAGACGCAAAGGAAAAAAGCGGTTACCGAAACGGGAGCCAGTCACGCTGGCACGTCCTGACGGGGTGAACGGCTGTTGGTCGATTGATTTTATGAGTGACGCTCTGGCTTGCGGCAGACGTTTTCGTACGTTTAATGTTGTCGATGATTTTAACCGCGAAGTGTTAGCCATCGAAGTGGACTTAAATTTACCAGCCCCAAGAGTCATCCGGGTTTTGGAGCGTATCACAGCGTGGCGCGGGATGCCCGGCAAACTCAGGATGGATAATGGTCCAGAATTTATCTCCACAGCGTTAGCCGAATGGGCCGAAGAAAATCGAGTTGAACTTGAATTTATTCGACCAGGAAAACCCACTGAGAACTCATATATTGAGCGCTTTAATCGAACCTATCGCACAGAACTTCTCGATATGTACGTTTTTAAAACGCTGAGTGAAGTTCGAGAGTTAACCGAACAATGGATGAAGGAATATAACGATGAACGCCCTCATGATGCCCTTGATGATCTGACCCCGTGGGAATACTTAGCAAGGTACGAAAGCAGGAAAAACTCTAATTTAGGCTGCCATTAA
- a CDS encoding nucleotidyltransferase family protein, which yields MKPIVDLIRKDPIRLEALECVYQLELPECYIAAGFVRNLVWDFLHHKVKLTPLNDIDVIFFDANCLDSDYEKSLELKLLEQMPQLNWQVKNQAKMYLQNGDNPYQSTLDAMSYWPEKETAVAVRKVEHDDYECISAFGFESLFQGLISHNPRRAYETFENRVKSKGWLAMWPNLRIAP from the coding sequence ATGAAACCTATCGTTGATTTAATTAGAAAAGATCCTATTCGACTTGAAGCACTGGAATGTGTTTATCAGCTTGAATTGCCTGAATGCTATATAGCCGCAGGTTTTGTACGAAACCTTGTTTGGGATTTCTTACATCACAAAGTAAAGCTGACGCCATTAAATGACATTGATGTCATTTTTTTCGATGCCAATTGTTTAGATTCAGATTATGAAAAATCACTTGAACTCAAGTTGTTGGAGCAAATGCCCCAGCTCAATTGGCAAGTAAAAAATCAAGCCAAGATGTACTTACAAAATGGCGACAACCCTTACCAAAGCACATTGGATGCCATGAGCTATTGGCCTGAAAAAGAAACGGCGGTGGCTGTAAGAAAAGTCGAGCACGACGATTACGAATGTATATCAGCCTTCGGTTTTGAGAGTTTATTTCAAGGTCTCATCTCACATAATCCTAGGCGGGCATATGAGACCTTCGAAAATCGAGTAAAGTCAAAAGGTTGGTTGGCTATGTGGCCTAACTTGAGAATTGCGCCATAA
- a CDS encoding DUF4440 domain-containing protein, with translation MEILIEQEIALHQYETRQNLDEVTRLLHPSFKEVGRSGRTFGYASIVEMMQSEEPSRGYIHSQEYDCIQLEPYVQLLLYKSAWVSETGEIGAFSKRSSIWVFTGKNWQMKYHQGTPCPEFELV, from the coding sequence GTGGAAATTTTGATTGAGCAGGAAATAGCCTTACATCAATACGAAACTAGGCAAAATCTTGATGAAGTAACAAGGTTACTTCATCCGAGTTTCAAAGAGGTTGGTCGTTCTGGACGTACTTTTGGCTATGCATCTATCGTAGAAATGATGCAAAGTGAAGAGCCTTCACGTGGTTATATTCACTCACAGGAATACGATTGTATTCAGCTGGAGCCTTACGTTCAGTTACTTTTGTATAAATCTGCTTGGGTATCTGAAACGGGCGAGATCGGAGCTTTTTCTAAGCGCTCTTCTATCTGGGTGTTCACTGGGAAAAATTGGCAAATGAAATACCACCAAGGAACGCCATGCCCAGAATTTGAACTTGTGTAA
- a CDS encoding putative quinol monooxygenase has protein sequence MLNVHPFVIAKITPKTEYFEQAKGELLGMLEATRNEVGCIQFELHESDCGRYIYLYEEWKNKAALENHHQEQHTQSVAQKFENWLAAPTEVAFMTKLA, from the coding sequence ATGTTAAATGTCCATCCTTTCGTAATTGCAAAAATTACTCCTAAGACAGAATATTTTGAACAAGCTAAAGGTGAATTATTGGGAATGCTTGAGGCCACAAGAAATGAGGTGGGGTGTATCCAATTCGAATTGCATGAATCAGATTGTGGCAGATATATTTATCTTTATGAAGAATGGAAGAACAAAGCTGCATTGGAAAATCATCATCAAGAACAACATACTCAATCGGTCGCTCAAAAATTCGAGAACTGGCTGGCGGCTCCAACGGAAGTGGCGTTCATGACTAAGTTAGCATAA
- a CDS encoding PaaI family thioesterase translates to MLEEGKEILSQQSFSLLLGARLEVFEAGTAELSLKMRDDLKQNNGFAHGGVVSYLADNCITFAGASVLGSCVTSEYKVNYVRPAIGERLVARSTVLYSGKRQATCECKVYAKTDNEEKLVAVSLGTINKIDACKFNQAKHSDAFSLHDKAARDGG, encoded by the coding sequence ATGTTAGAGGAAGGGAAAGAGATCTTGTCACAGCAATCTTTCAGTTTGCTTTTGGGGGCAAGGCTGGAAGTTTTTGAGGCAGGCACTGCTGAATTGAGCCTTAAGATGAGAGATGATCTCAAGCAAAACAATGGATTTGCGCATGGTGGTGTCGTTAGCTATTTAGCTGATAACTGTATAACCTTTGCCGGAGCATCAGTACTGGGAAGCTGTGTCACTTCAGAATATAAAGTGAACTATGTCAGGCCAGCCATCGGAGAGAGATTGGTTGCCCGGTCGACAGTATTATACTCAGGAAAGCGTCAAGCTACCTGTGAGTGCAAGGTATATGCGAAAACAGATAACGAAGAAAAACTGGTTGCGGTTTCTCTTGGAACAATCAACAAGATTGATGCATGTAAATTTAACCAAGCCAAACACAGCGACGCCTTTTCGTTGCACGACAAAGCCGCACGTGATGGCGGCTGA